Below is a genomic region from Paenibacillus rhizovicinus.
ACGCCTGCTCCCGCAAAGCTTGGAAGCGAACGCCGTCCTCGAGCGGCGCCCAGCCCCGAGCGGCTCGAAGCCGATTCAACCAGGCTCTGCGGAAATCATCGTTATGCAGCACGCCATGCAGAAACGTCCCCCATACGCGACCGTCCGCGCTGGCGCAGCCTTCTGCCTCATAACCGGATGCTAGACCGGCAGCGGCTGATTCGTTCGATTCGACGCCCGCGTTCATTTGAATGTTCTCGTCTTCGTTCTTGTCCTCGTTCTTGTCTTCGTTCTTCTCTTCGTCCTTGTCCTCGTTCTTGTCTTCGTCCGTGTCCTCGTCCGTGTCCTCGTCCGTGACGAAACGGCACTCCCTTAGCAGGAAAGGCCTCACGCTTACCGGAAATAAATCTGCCCGGCCATCCGCAAGACGGCCGGCCTCTTCATGGACATTTCCACCGGGCGCTTCCGTTGCTTTCCATAACACGGCCCCTGTATGAATTTCGTAGCCCGCAACCCGGTACGTTCCGGGCAAGCCGGGGATCGCTCCCGTGCCTTCAACCCTCACGGTCCGTTTCTCGGCGGCGAAGCGGACCTCGAACGGGAACCAGCCCAGTCCCGGCGTGACATCCCGGTCCGACTCCGAATGCGCGGGATCCAGCAGCGTCTCGCCAAACATTTCGAACCCGCCGCATATCCCTACGATATGTCCGCCGTCCCGCCGGAACCGTTCCAGCCGATCCGCCAGCCCGCTGGATTGCAAGCCGATGAAATCGTCGACGGTGTTTTTGCTTCCGGGCACGATGACTGCATCCGGTTCGCCCCATTGCTCAACCGCGGTTATATAGCGGACCGCGACGTCCGACTCGGCTTGGAGCGGATCGATATCCGTGAAATTCGAAATATGCGGCAGCCGCAGAACCGCGATGTCCAGCTTCCCGTTCGAACGTACGGTCGCGGCGTCCGCTCTTCCCGCGGTCGAGATCGCTTGATCGAGCGACAACGAATCCTCGTCCTCGAGGCCAAGATTGGGCAAATACGGCACGACGCCGAGCACCGGCTTGCCGGTCTTCGCTTCCAGCCAATCCAACCCCGGCTGCAGCAGCGAGAGATCGCCGCGGAACTTGTTAATGACGAAGCCGCATACCCGGTCCCGCTCATGCGGTTCCAGCAGCTCGAGCGTGCCTACGATGGAGGCGAATACGCCGCCGCGGTCGATATCGGCTGCCAGCACGACCGGGGCGTCCGCCCAGGCCGCCGCACGCATGTTGACGATATCCCGGTCCTTCAGGTTGATTTCCGCCGGACTTCCCGCCCCCTCCAGAACGACGACGTCGTAAGCTTCCCGCAGCCTGCGAAGCGCCGCTTGAACGATAACGCCCGCTTCCTTCAACACTTCCTCCCGGTAGACCCGCGCTTGGAAATCGCCGAGCGGCCTGCCGTGCACGATCACCTGCGACACCATATCCTTCTTCGGCTTGAGCAGGATCGGATTCATGTCGGTCGTAGCCAGTATCCCGCACGCGTCCGCCTGCATGCCCTGCGCCCGTCCGATTTCCTTGCCGTCCCACGTGACGTAAGAATTCAGCGACATGTTCTGAGACTTGAATGGCGCGGCCGTCAAGCCGTCCTCTGTTAGAATACGGCAAATCGCGGCGGTCAAGAGACTTTTGCCGACATCCGAAGCCGTGCCTTGGATCATCAGCGTACGCGCCAGCGGCCTAGCGGCGTTCACTTGACGGGACGATTTGTCGGCAGCGTCCGTTTTAACCGTCATGCCCGATTGATCCATCCTATTCGTCATCCCCTCTCGCCTCTTCCCTCGAACAGCTCCCGCAGCTGTTCCAGCAGCGCCTCGTTATCGGGACGGAGCCGGACCGCGATGCGAACATAGCGATTATCCAAGCCGATGAACCGGGAAGCGTCGCGAATAAGCAAACCTTTCGGGCCAAGCGCCGCCTGCAGACGTTCCGATGTCCAACCGAAATGTTCAGGGAGCGCGAATAAAATATGATTGACTGCGGCGCTGCCGAATACGAATAGTCCGAGCGCCTGCAATTTCTCCGTCATCCATGCCCGCTCCGTTCGCAGCCAAGCAACGGTTTGTTCGGCATATTCCGCATCGTCAAGCACCGCCTCGCCGATCAGCTGCGCGAGCGAATTAACGCTCCACGGCACCTGCAGCTCCGAGAGCCTGCGAATAAGCGAAGGCTCCGCCGCCATATAGCCAAGCCGGATGCCCGGAATCGCATAAAACTTCGTCATCGAGCGAAGGACGATCAGTTTCTCGCGCGAAGCCGCTTCGCCAAGCAAGCTAAGCCCGGATTCGTCGGCGGCAAAATCCATGAACGCCTCGTCCATCGCAACCGTTTCGCCCTGGCGAAGCAGTTCTTC
It encodes:
- a CDS encoding cobyric acid synthase — protein: MIQGTASDVGKSLLTAAICRILTEDGLTAAPFKSQNMSLNSYVTWDGKEIGRAQGMQADACGILATTDMNPILLKPKKDMVSQVIVHGRPLGDFQARVYREEVLKEAGVIVQAALRRLREAYDVVVLEGAGSPAEINLKDRDIVNMRAAAWADAPVVLAADIDRGGVFASIVGTLELLEPHERDRVCGFVINKFRGDLSLLQPGLDWLEAKTGKPVLGVVPYLPNLGLEDEDSLSLDQAISTAGRADAATVRSNGKLDIAVLRLPHISNFTDIDPLQAESDVAVRYITAVEQWGEPDAVIVPGSKNTVDDFIGLQSSGLADRLERFRRDGGHIVGICGGFEMFGETLLDPAHSESDRDVTPGLGWFPFEVRFAAEKRTVRVEGTGAIPGLPGTYRVAGYEIHTGAVLWKATEAPGGNVHEEAGRLADGRADLFPVSVRPFLLRECRFVTDEDTDEDTDEDKNEDKDEEKNEDKNEDKNEDENIQMNAGVESNESAAAGLASGYEAEGCASADGRVWGTFLHGVLHNDDFRRAWLNRLRAARGWAPLEDGVRFQALREQAFSRLAAHVRQHVDIGKLKAMMGLSN
- a CDS encoding pyridoxal phosphate-dependent aminotransferase encodes the protein MLERYGHGGDWLTARELYGKQGNEGDFIDFSANMNPFGPPACVGELLRRYESFISRYPDPAVRGLRGKLAERHGVPADCLLVGNGAAELIDLLFRELRPKATVLAEPCFIEYREAAAKIGSAVHAVGLKAELDFRLTMDAALDKLKQLRENGLKSGETLWFLGSPNNPTGQTVERTIVEELLRQGETVAMDEAFMDFAADESGLSLLGEAASREKLIVLRSMTKFYAIPGIRLGYMAAEPSLIRRLSELQVPWSVNSLAQLIGEAVLDDAEYAEQTVAWLRTERAWMTEKLQALGLFVFGSAAVNHILFALPEHFGWTSERLQAALGPKGLLIRDASRFIGLDNRYVRIAVRLRPDNEALLEQLRELFEGRGERG